The segment GTCGGTGTCCTGGCAGCGCTGGCGCTCATCTGGTGGCGCACCCGTGCGGTTCGGGCATTGCGCCGGCCTGTATTGGCGGGAGTTGCGGTCGGACTCGCAGCCTGGTTTGCTACCGGGGGCGTACTGGCTCTGCTGCAGCGCTCGGCACCGCCGTTGCCAGCGTTGACGCTCGCAACGCTCGATGAACAGCCAGTCGTCCTGAATTCCTATGCTGGGCGGCCCGTCGTGCTCAACCTCTGGGCGTCGTGGTGTCCACCATGCCGTCGCGAGATGCCGGTGTTCGAGCAGGCACAAGCGCAGTATCCCGATATCGCTTTTGTCATGGTCAACCAGGGAGAGAGCGCCCAGCAAGCCCGCGCCTTTCTTGAGAGCGAACGCCTGCATCTCAAGGATGTGCTGCTCGACCCCGCTTCCCAGACCATGCAGGCCGTCGCATCGCGAGGCCTGCCCACCACCTTGTTCTTCGATGAGCAAGGACGCCTGGTGGATACCCATCTGGGCGAACTCACGATGGCCAGCCTCAAACACACGGTGTCGCGCCGATTCGCGCCAGCCCAACAGATCAAGACAGACAAGGAGTAACCAT is part of the Cupriavidus metallidurans CH34 genome and harbors:
- a CDS encoding TlpA disulfide reductase family protein, whose amino-acid sequence is MISVGPFSVQVVAVFLAVLLAWAVARMVAKRLPDSPYKAAGGMLLDAAFVGFVAARLGYIAQWWEEYAQSPMSMISIGDQGFSWWVGVLAALALIWWRTRAVRALRRPVLAGVAVGLAAWFATGGVLALLQRSAPPLPALTLATLDEQPVVLNSYAGRPVVLNLWASWCPPCRREMPVFEQAQAQYPDIAFVMVNQGESAQQARAFLESERLHLKDVLLDPASQTMQAVASRGLPTTLFFDEQGRLVDTHLGELTMASLKHTVSRRFAPAQQIKTDKE